From the Glycine max cultivar Williams 82 chromosome 11, Glycine_max_v4.0, whole genome shotgun sequence genome, the window CTCTGTCCTATTTTGATAGCAATGTTTGGGCTTGTTAGAGAGAACCCAAACATCTCCAACAGTAAAAGTAATCTAGAATTTCTGCACAATAATCTATTCTCTTTTTAGCAACTAGTTAATATGTTTACAGAAATAGCTGCCCTAAGcttcagaaatagcagttatGCACCAATCCTAAGAAATAGCAATTACAGAATTATTCAAACATCAGAAACCACCATACTAACAAATGATAGTGACCTGCAAATGCTAAATTATTCATTATCTAAGCATAATATATTTAACAATTGAAACTGATAATTTAAACTTGGTTCTTCCTTTTCCTTCTCTGGTAAATCTTGTCAAAAGGCAAAAACTTTAGCAACCAAGTTTGGTTGATCAGAACCGTGATAGGGTATCATGtaatttaaaagttttctttCACTGTTTTTGATTCATAATCATAATAGCTGGTTATCTGTGAAGAGAGTTATATCAATTGACAGTTAGTTTCCATGTTGAGACGATAAGTAAATTGTACAATTCTGTTAAAAATGTCATTGCAGGTTCTGCACCTGAGATTCAAGCTTCGTCTTCAACAACTGATGCCAGTCTAGCGTTCTTTAAAAGTTCAAATGCCTCATCCTCAGTTGGAGGGAAGGCCTCTCTTCAACCCAAAAGAACTCCAGTGTCCAAAGAGgagattgaggcaattttggtATGTAAAATCTCCTTGCAAGGTCATTCATATATTCATATTACAATTGTCACCATTGCTTGAAACAAAATGAATTTTGTCTTTTAGAAAGGTTTGATTCCTATTTGGTCCACCACTTACATGAACTGCCATTGAAGAGTGGTACTAATTAGGCCTCTTAGCCTATGCTTTCttgttttctctgtttttttttcttcatttttaatacCTTTTCAGAGATCATTCTAGCATTCTGCTAGAATAGTTGCTCAATTATTTGATCATTgacttttttatgataattggGGAATCAATTCATGCACTAATAGAAACTTTTTTGTGTTGTGGCAGTTGGGTGGCAGCTTCTAATCGAGCTTGTCCAAGGGCAGACTATATTGTGCACTCATTTTTTTGGATCTAATTCGTCATTTTCCAAAGTTTATGGTTCTCTTTTGTTGCCAAGTGTTGGCATAAACAATACACCGAGTACAATTGTCAATAATTGATATACTCGTTGAATTTTCCACTTATGGAAATCGAATATTGACTCTGGACAAAAGAAGTTTCAAGTTATGTTTCTCTCGTGTGTTTCATCTACGGTGCCTTGCGGCACAGCGGAAAAGATCAAAGCCAAGAAATAACAATAACATCTCTACGCATCTATCGGCGATAAACTTTCGTGCGAGTTCATGAAATCCCAGTCCATGATCTACCAAAATATTCTGTTAGTAACTATTAATTGATGGCGGTGAACTACGGCTTGGTACGagaattcatttaaaaataaagttatgaaaataacttctgtaggaaaaaataaaaatatttgatgacTGTGTAAGTCAGTGCAAtgaccttttatttcttttaaaaaaaaaaactctctgaAATAACTAGGCTTATCCATTTGGTATTGGGATTTGGGAAAGATTTTAAAGTCGGAAAAACAGAACGGTCTCAAAGGCTAAAACTTGCGAAGTTGGACGGCAAGTAATATATGGATCTAATTACTAAAATATGGTATTAGTTAATTCAATTCTTAAaactatgaaaatattattttaatttttaaaataaaattatagtaatAAAAGCAGAATATGATAATTATCCAATCTTGATAGCAGACTTGGGTGCACGTGCATATTGCCCACGAGTGTCGTGCGCAATAAGTCAACGACCAATGCGCACAAAGTGTGTTGGGTGAAAGTGAAATACACAACAGAACAACCTTGGGTTTAGGGTGAGATCCGTTTGCGTAATCAGCAGCTaccttccttccttccttctcTCTTCCTCCTACCATACCACGGGTCGGGTACCAACTGCTCCCTCTCTCTCCTCTTATTCTTAAATTCAgttctattaatatatttatatgttatcTTTGAAGAATCATTGGTTGCGCGGTTGTGACCTTCATTCAACCTTTTGTATcacttgtttaatttatttaggattccaagtttttctctctttttcttttttccccagCCTAAATACCATACGAGTTTATCTTCAATCCTTGTTGGTGGAGAATTGGGCGAATATGGCTTGAACTACTTTGATCGTTGTGCCTGTCAGCTGCATTCAATTTTCACACCGGTCTTTACTTcgatccttcttcttctttttttgaggttttctatTTTGGTTTCAAGGTGAAACGGAGTAATTGTTTCTCCCCTGTCTTGGggtgttctatttttatttctgtaAGTTGATGAATGGGGTTGAGGATTATGGCAAATCACGCGGGTCTTTGCTTCAATTATTTTAGTTGAGCatcataattcatatttttaggTCTGGGAAATCGTATGTATTTTGCTTTTAAGCGAATAGCATTCAATATGCTGGTTTCTTTGAGTTGTATCCTACGATTAACCATGTAGTCTTTCTTAGCAAGACGATAAACTGGGGATATTGTCTTGGTGAATATTTTGTTTGAGCTTCATGGAATGAGAGGAAAAAAAGAGGCAAGTGTAGACTGATTATGTGGCTGCTGAGTTTTGACTGTTGACAATCCCCATAGTTTTCAGTTTGGTATCATCTATAGGCAAGTGTAGACTGATTAAGTGCTTTGTCCCTAGTTATCACTTATCACCAGTCAGCGAGTTCTTAATGCTCTTTCTGAATGCCTCGATTTTATCCTCCACATCAGACTgttgttaactcaatgaaacaactttcatcttcattttaatCAGTTTAACAGCTAGTTTGCTGGGACTGCTACTTTTAGCCGGTCTAACAGTCTGCTAGTCTTCTTAGCTTGTGTTAGTTGATAATTCTTGGAGGTGAAAGTCTGgaagttttagcaatttttttccatttaatttATGCAGtcttttatatatgtttggAAACGTCCTTCACTCCTTCTATATTGTATTATTCAACAAATGCTGGACGGCATTTTATACtcacatggtttaagaaaaaagGAATTTGAGACTTTAAATTCAGCAAAACTGAATGATGATGTCAATAGAGGACTCGTTTCATATCTGACTTCTTGGCTAAGTTTCCTTCTTGCAGAAGGTTTCTTTCATGGATGATGGTCCTTGGGAAATAAAGGTTATTCGTGATCACTTTTGATTTCCAACATCTGGTGTAGAATCTCTTGAGGACGGAACGCCTTCTATTACAAAACCTGGAACTGCTAAATTCTTTGAGGGAGGTATTGCATCCTGGTGGAAAAGGGGAAAGAAACCAATGATCAGAAAGTCATTAGGTATTTGATTCTATTTGAAATCAGCCATGCAATATAGCTTACTTTAGGTCTCAGTGCCATCTGTGGACTTGAAGAACATTAAGGGCAGTTTccatgtttaaattatttactcTTCGGGGGCTGCCATGGAGCTTGAGAAGTGGTGGTCAGGAAAAGGTTTGTATTGAGAAGCTTTTGTACGGTGCCCCTTTTGTCATTGGTGATTTTCTGTTATATCTTACctagaaaatttatattttgtaggTTGAGCTAACAGTTGTTGAAGTAGAGTCACTTCGATCAGAACTTGCTGATATAGAAGAGAGGGAAGCTCAATTGAAAGCTCAGTAGGTCTTCTGTAACTTTGGACAACTGTAGTCTTTTCCTGTCTCACAATGTAATATAAGTTCTCGTATAGCAGTTTGCTTAGGGTTACCTTTCTTCTTGTGTTAAGGTAAGGTGTTTCTCTTTTGATCAGATTACCAATGACATTGAATATAACAAAGCTTCTAAGCTAGGAATTCAGATGCTAGCCATAGATTTGGAGTTTAGACTTGTATGATTACTTGGATAGTAAGGATTTtgcagttcaaaaaaaaaaaaaggattaaatgAAGTTTAATTTCCATCTTCTTTCATGGTTCCTCGTGTTACTCTTTAATAGTGATTCTTCCAACTGTTGGAGCTGAAATTACTAAGTCGACAGACCAGGGAATTCAGTGTTTAATCTTAACCCAATACTTTCCTCTGTGAGGAATTCTTACATGCCTTAAGAGACACAAATGTGCTCTGTATAAGTAATGTTAATCTTTTTGTTTCTCACAGGTTGGAAAATATTGATGAAATTTTGCGGTCAGCTCGTCTATCTGGCTATTTGTACATTCGAAAAGTACTTACTGAACAAACCCCCTTTGGTTTACTTTACATCAgtttgtgcatttttttattttttacctatCAGGCTTGGTATTAATTTGccttaatttttcctttatagaGATGGGCAGCACTTCCAGGAGAACCTCCTCCTATAGATGATACTGACGTAGATGATTGGCTTCCTCGATTTGTTGTTCTTCAGGGTGCATGTCTATTCTTATATTTGTTGTGTACAGGTAATTtggttatttctttttcttttctgcctATGCATTCgttcttctccttcttttgCTCTCAACTCCTATTTTGTATGCAGAGTTGTTGTTCTTGCTATAACACCTTTACCAGATATGTTATTCCTTgtatatttttctcttgttaGGTCTGCAGTTTTCACATTTATTTTGCTTTCCATTTTATATATTCAACTTCAAAGCAATGAATCTGTGTTCTTTTTATACTTCTTTCACTcgctgtaattttttttttatttctcacccACATAATGGGTGTTTGTGTTGGTCTTCATCACGATTCTCTAATGCTAATTCTGTGATGCATGTAAAAAATTCAATGACTAAATGTCAAATGAGGAATATCTCTTGTTGTCAACTTGTCATTgactatatttattattgtacTTCATGAGTTGCATGCATGATTTAGATGTACCTGCACACGCTCACTACAAAAAAActcactttagttttttttttttatcttaatagatttttagaaaaaatctcTCATGTCATTTGATGGGCCAATTTTTTCAACTTTCCCAAAAGCTGTCAGAAAAATGGCCGAAGTTTGATATTTACTATAACAAGACTAAATGTGCATAATTGTTTGGctttatcaaatatatttttcaagatTTAGATGATTGGCTTTTATTTGCAATTGCTGATGAAGGTGGCAAATTGCAGATCTAAGTCCTCATGACTCAACGCTTCTATCTGATATTGTTGAAGTAGACAAACTACCAAGTTTTAAGCgtgaagaagatgatgagacACGATAcgccttttatattttaactcgTCATGGTTTACGATATGAATGTTCAAGCAGTTCCCAGATACAGGTGTGTCATAGTTAAGataatttgtttcttatagtagtaattagtaattattttttacattttactgTCTGATCGTACTAAATAATTTACTtccttattttattgatttatattaGATGACGTATTTAGCCCCATTAATATTATTCCTCTTTCAGGTGGATTCATGGTTATCAGCTTTACACTCCGACTGCAAATTGGAAACTGATACATCAACTCCCAATGGCTCAATAGAATTGTAACACATTTTACGCCTAGTTTGGTGAGTTTAAGATAGCTTGAAAGCTAAGATTGTGTAAATATGACACTAATACCATTTACTTGTTTTTCTTGTACATACCACATAAGATAGTAGTAATTGAATAGAGAGTGATGATTATTGTCACTTACAGCTCATTCCAGTACTAACTAGATTGGCCCATTCGCTATAAAAACTTTTTAACATTGCAATTTAGAATTAGTATCTAAAGTTGGTTGGATTTAAAGATGGATGAGCCTGGTTGTTTCtcttttcaaaattgaaaaataaattgtttgacGGGTGAAAATTGTTTCAACACTGAGATAACATAGGGGGACAGGGGATACTTTTCAAAAACCAACCAATGCCATCCGTGTCGGGATAGCGTGGCAGAGAAGCCAAATCCCAAATCCATCAGCAGGTTTGTTTCCACGTCTGTGAAGGGAAATCCAAAGGAGAGATAACTTCTACAGAATAcaataaaatgatttgaaaagatATAATACTAAAATCTACCAAATTGACTTCCTATATTACATATAGTCTATCCAGTAAAGTGGTTCAAACCCAATAAAGTGATGATATAATACGGTATCTTTCATAATATATCttatatgtaggagcaagattcaaatattttaaaaaattcttaatggcaaatatgttaaaaaaaatcaaataattaaaattggtGGCgaccacatttttttttttttttaacagaactCCAATAAGCTATCTTTCATTAGAGATAAGTAGAACTACAATGAAGGATAAACACATTtcatttgaaggaaaaaaaagtttattttcatttatgtgTGAGTTTATGAAATCTTTTCAAATTATGAAACAACTTAAGAGCTGGTTGCCATTCCGAAAGTTCTGCCTGAAAGTTATGTGCTTGGTAAAGCAAAATTATAAGACT encodes:
- the LOC100803809 gene encoding uncharacterized protein, which translates into the protein MFKLFTLRGLPWSLRSGGQEKVELTVVEVESLRSELADIEEREAQLKAQLENIDEILRSARLSGYLYIRKRWAALPGEPPPIDDTDVDDWLPRFVVLQGACLFLYLLCTDLSPHDSTLLSDIVEVDKLPSFKREEDDETRYAFYILTRHGLRYECSSSSQIQVDSWLSALHSDCKLETDTSTPNGSIEL
- the LOC100500589 gene encoding uncharacterized protein, encoding MGAGQALKRIPRIKFPQRHPKPSGSAPEIQASSSTTDASLAFFKSSNASSSVGGKASLQPKRTPVSKEEIEAILLGGSF